Proteins from a genomic interval of Thunnus thynnus chromosome 5, fThuThy2.1, whole genome shotgun sequence:
- the cnot1 gene encoding CCR4-NOT transcription complex subunit 1 isoform X6: protein MNLDSLSLALSQISYLVDNLTKKNYRASQQEIQHIVNRHGPEADRHLLRCLFSHVDFSGDGKSSGKDFHQTQFLIQECVSLISKPNFISTLCYAIDNPLHYQKSLKPSAHLFTQLSKVLKLSKVQEVIFGLALLNSSNADLRGFAAQFIKQKLPDLLRSYVDADLGGNQEGGFQDIAIEVLHLLLSHLLFGQKGASGVGQEQIDAFLKTLCRDFPQERCPVVLAPLLYPEKRDILMDRILPDSGELAKTMMESSLAEFMQEVGYGFCASLDECRNIILQYGVREVTASQVARVLGMMARTHSGLTDGIPLQSISAPGSGIWSDGKDKNDGSQAHTWNVEVLIDVVKEVNPNLNFKEVTYELDHPGFIIRDSKGLHIVVYGIQRGLGMEVFPVDLIYRPWKHAEGQLSFIQHSLISPEVFCFADYPCHTVAIDILKAPPEDDNREIATWKSLDLVESLLRLSEVGQYEQVKQLFSFPIKHCPDMLVLALLQISTSWHTLRHELISTLMPIFLGNHPNSAIILHYAWHGQGQSPSIRQLIMHSMAEWYMRGEQYDQAKLSRILDVAQDLKSLSMLLNGTPFAFVIDLAALASRREYLKLDKWLTDKIREHGEPFIQACVTFLKRRCPSIMGGLAPDKDQPKSAQLPPETLATMLACLQSCAGSVSQELSETILTMVANCSNVMNKARQPPPGVMPKGRAPSTSSLDAISPVQVSPCERLITPLQENFEMPFHMDPLSGMASLSLGGTATSHTQSMQGFPTSLSSAFSNPQSPAKAFPPLSTTNPSTPFGGIGSLSSQLPGMDSGPLGSGIGSGIGSGLGMSAVSTDPFGTRKMSTPGLNPPTFQQTDLSQVWPEANQHFSKEIDDEANSYFQRIYNHPPHPTMSVDEVLEMLQRFKDSTIKREREVFNCMLRNLFEEYRFFPQYPDKELHITACLFGGIIEKGLVTYMALGLALRYVLEALRKPYGSKMYYFGIAALDRFKNRLKDYPQYCQHLASIAHFLQFPHHLQEYIEYGQQSRDPPVKMQGSITTPGSLALAQVQAQAQSQQPGVPKAPQPGQPSTLVTTTTTTTTVAKTTTITRPTPSSFKKDVPPSINTTNIDTLLVATDQTERIVEPPENVQEKIAFIFNNLSQSNMTQKVEELKETVKEEFMPWVSQYLVMKRVSIEPNFHSLYSNFLDTLKNPEFVKMVLNETYRNIKVLLTSDKAAANFSDRSLLKNLGHWLGMITLAKNKPILYTDLEVKSLLLEAYVKGQQELLYVVPFVAKVLESSLRSMVFRPQNPWTMAIMNVLAELHQEHDLKLNLKFEIEVLCKNLSLDINDLKPGNLLKDKEKLKSLEEQLSAPKKETKPPEEMLPVSTTGDFAPFAAPPSTPAATTTTTCTTTGPPTPQFSYHDINVYALAGLAPHININVNIPLLQAHPQLKQCVRQSVERAVQELVHPVVDRSIKIAMTTCEQIIRKDFALDSEESRMRVAAHHMMRNLTAGMAMITCREPLLMSIATNLKNSFAAALRAPTPQQREMMEEAAARIAQDNCELACCFIQKTAVEKAGPEMDKRLATEFELRKHARQEGRRYCDPVVLTYQAERMPEQIRLKVGGVDPKQLAVYEEFARNVPGFLPSNDLSQPTGFLAQPMKQQAWATDDVAQIYDKCMADLEQHLHAIPPALAMNPLTQALRSLLEAVALARNSRDGIAALGLLQKAVEGLLDATSGADADLLLRYRECHLLVLKALQDGRAYGPQWCNKQITRCLIECRDEYKYNVEAVELLIRNHLVNMQQYDLHLAQSMENGLHYMAVAFAMQLVKLLLVDERSVSHVTEADLFHTIETLMRTCAHSRANAPEGLPQLMDVVRSNYEAMIDRAHGGPNFMMHSGISQASEYDDPPGLREKAEYLLREWVNLYHSAAAGRDSTKAFSAFVGQMHQQGILKTDDLITRFFRLCTEMCVEISYRAQAEQQHNPAASAAIIRAKCYHNLDAFVRLIALLVKHSGEASNTVTKINLLNKVLGIVVGVLIQDHDVRQTEFQQLPYHRIFIMLLLELNAPEHVLETINFQTLTAFCNTFHILRPTKAPGFVYAWLELISHRIFIARMLAHTPQQKGWPMYAQLLIDLFKYLAPFLRNVELNKPMQILYKGTLRVLLVLLHDFPEFLCDYHYGFCDVIPPNCIQLRNLILSAFPRNMRLPDPFTPNLKVDMLSEINIAPRILTNFTGVMPSQFKKDLDSYLKTRSPVTFLSELRSNLQVSNEPGNRYNIQLINALVLYVGTQAIAHIHNKGSTPSMSTITHSAHMDIFQNLAVDLDTEGRYLFLNAIANQLRYPNSHTHYFSCTMLYLFAEANTEAIQEQITRVLLERLIVNRPHPWGLLITFIELIKNPAFKFWSHDFVHCAPEIEKLFQSVAQCCMGQKQAQQVMEGTGAS from the exons ATGAATCTTGACTCGCTCTCGCTGGCTTTGTCTCAAATCAGCTATCTGGTGGAcaatttaacaaagaaaaactaCCGAGCCAGCCAGCAGGAAATACAGCAT ATTGTAAATCGTCACGGTCCTGAGGCAGACAGGCATCTACTACGCTGTCTTTTCTCCCATGTGGATTTCAGTGGCGATGGTAAAAGCAGTGGCAAGGACTTTCACCAG ACACAGTTTCTGATCCAGGAGTGTGTGTCGCTGATATCAAAGCCAAACTTCATCTCTACTCTGTGTTACGCTATCGACAATCCCCTGCACTACCAGAAG AGTTTGAAGCCATCGGCCCACTTATTCACCCAATTGAGTAAAGTTCTTAAGCTCAGCAAGGTCCAAGAG GTGATATTTGGCCTTGCTCTGCTCAACTCCAGCAACGCAGACCTTCGGGGTTTTG cTGCGCAGTTCATCAAGCAGAAACTTCCAGACCTCCTGCGGTCATACGTTGACGCAGATCTCGGAGGAAACCAGGAAGGTGGCTTCCAAGACATTGCCATAGAGGTCTTACACCTACTGCTCTCCCATCTACTGTTTGGCCAGAAGGGAGCCAGTGGGGTAGGCCAAGAGCAGATCGACGCCTTCCTCAAGACACTTTGCCGAG aTTTCCCCCAGGAGCGCTGCCCTGTGGTGCTCGCACCACTGCTGTACCCTGAAAAACGGGACATTCTCATGGACAGGATCCTGCCAGACTCGGGGGAGTTAGCTAAGACCATGATGGAGAGTTCTCTTGCAGAATTCATGCAAGAAGTTGGCTATGGCTTCTGTGCAAG TCTGGATGAGTGCAGAAACATAATCCTCCAGTATGGGGTGAGAGAGGTGACAGCCAGCCAGGTAGCCAGGGTCCTGGGCATGATGGCTCGTACCCACTCCGGCCTAACTGATGGCATCCCACTACAG tccaTCTCTGCTCCTGGAAGTGGTATCTGGAGTGATGGTAAGGATAAGAACGACGGCTCGCAGGCACACACGTGGAACGTTGAGGTTCTTATCGACGTAGTCAAAGAAGTG AATCCCAACCTGAACTTCAAAGAGGTGACATATGAACTGGACCACCCAGGCTTTATAATCCGGGACAGCAAAGGCCTGCATATTGTGGTGTATGGCATTCAGAGGGGATTGGGCATGGAAGTTTTCCCTGTCGATCTCATCTATCGGCCATGGAAACACGCAGAGGGACAG ttgtCGTTCATTCAGCACTCCCTGATAAGCCCAGAAGTGTTCTGTTTTGCTGACTACCCTTGCCACACTGTTGCAATCGACATCCTTAAGGCCCCACCAGAGGATGACAACAGGGAGATTGCAACCTG GAAAAGTCTGGACCTGGTGGAGAGCCTGCTTAGGCTGTCTGAGGTGGGCCAGTACGAGCAGGTGAAGCAGCTGTTTAGCTTCCCAATCAAGCACTGCCCAGACATGTTGGTGCTGGCATTGTTGCAGATCTCCACCTCCTGGCACACACTGCGTCATGAGCTCATCTCTACCCTAATGCCCATCTTTCTGGGCAACCATCCCAACTCTGCCATTATTCTGCACTACGCCTGGCATGGACAG ggACAGTCTCCCTCCATCCGTCAGCTAATTATGCATTCAATGGCTGAGTGGTACATGAGAGGTGAACAGTATGACCAGGCCAAGCTGTCTCGCATCCTGGATGTGGCGCAGGACTTGAAG tCTCTATCGATGCTGCTGAATGGTACTCCATTTGCCTTTGTTATTGACCTTGCTGCACTTGCCTCTCGCCGTGAATACCTCAAACTTGATAAATGGTTGACTGACAAAATCAGAGAGCATGGG GAACCTTTTATCCAGGCGTGTGTGACATTCCTGAAGAGGCGGTGCCCATCCATTATGGGGGGTCTGGCCCCTGACAAGGACCAGCCCAAAAGTGCCCAGCTGCCCCCAGAGACCTTAGCCACCATGCTGGCCTGCCTGCAGTCCTGTGCTGG GAGTGTGTCTCAGGAGCTGTCAGAGACGATCTTGACCATGGTTGCCAACTGCAGCAATGTAATGAACAAAGCTCGGCAGCCACCACCAGGGGTTATGCCAAAGGGACGTGCCCCTAGCACCAGCAGCCTGGATGCCATCTCACCTGTACAGGTATCTCCATGTGAAAGACTCATCACGCCTCTGCAGGAAAACTTTGAAATGCCCTTTCAT ATGGACCCTCTCTCTGGGATGGCTTCCTTGAGCCTGGGAGGTACGGCCACCTCCCACACTCAGAGCATGCAGGGTTTTCCCACCTCACTGAGCTCAGCTTTCAGTAATCCCCAGTCCCCAGCAAAGGCCTTCCCGCCCCTCTCAACCACCAATCCCAGCACACCATTTGGGGGCATTGGCAGCTTGTCCTCACAGCTCCCTGGTATGGACTCTG GTCCCTTGGGCTCAGGCATCGGCTCTGGTATTGGGTCTGGCCTGGGGATGTCAGCAGTCAGCACCGATCCATTTGGCACCAGGAAGATGAGCACACCAGGCCTGAACCCACCTACCTTTCAGCAGA CTGACCTTTCTCAGGTGTGGCCTGAGGCAAACCAGCACTTTAGTAAGGAGATAGACGATGAAGCAAACAGTTACTTCCAGCGCATCTACAACCACCCACCTCACCCGACTATGTCTGTGGATGAG GTGCTGGAGATGCTACAGAGGTTCAAGGATTCAACCATCAAGCGGGAGCGAGAGGTGTTCAATTGCATGCTTCGGAACTTGTTTGAGGAGTACCGTTTCTTCCCCCAGTACCCAGACAAGGAGCTGCACATCACTGCCTGCCTTTTTGGCGGCATTATCGAGAAGGGTCTTGTCACCTACATGGCCCTGGGCCTTGCCCTCCGATATGTTCTTGAAGCGTTAAGAAAACCTTATGGATCCAAAATGTATTACTTTGGAATTGCCGCTTTAGATAGGTTCAAAAACAg ACTAAAGGATTACCCTCAATATTGTCAACACCTGGCTTCAATTGCCCACTTCTTGCAATTCCCCCACCATTTACAAGAG TATATCGAGTATGGCCAACAGTCACGGGACCCTCCGGTGAAGATGCAAGGCTCCATCACCACCCCCGGAAGTCTGGCACTGGCACAAGTACAAGCACAGGCCCAGTCGCAGCAGCCTGGGGTCCCTAAAGCACCACAGCCAGGTCAACCCAGCACCCTCGTCACCACCACTACGACTACAACCACAGTAGCCAAGACCACCACCATCACAAGACCCACACCCAGCAGCTTCAAGAAGGATGTGCCT CCCTCCATAAACACTACCAACATTGACACTCTGCTGGTGGCCACTGACCAAACAGAAAGGATTGTAGAGCCTCCAGAGAATGTCCAGGAGAAAATCGCTTTTATCTTCAACAACCTCTCTCAGTCCAACATGACACAGAAG GTTGAAGAGTTGAAAGAGACGGTGAAGGAGGAGTTCATGCCCTGGGTTTCTCAGTACCTGGTGATGAAGCGTGTCAGCATCGAGCCCAACTTCCACAGTCTCTACTCCAACTTTCTGGACACTCTCAAGAACCCTGAGTTTGTCAAGATGGTCCTCAACGAAACATACAGGAATATTAAG GTCCTGTTGACCTCTGACAAGGCAGCTGCCAATTTCTCTGATCGCTCCCTGCTGAAGAACCTGGGCCACTGGCTGGGCATGATTACACTGGCCAAAAACAAGCCTATCCTCTATACA GATCTGGAGGTGAAGTCTCTGCTACTGGAAGCCTATGTGAAAGGCCAGCAGGAGCTACTTTATGTTGTTCCCTTTGTGGCCAAAGTTTTGGAGTCCAGTCTACGGAGCATG GTTTTCAGGCCACAGAACCCTTGGACCATGGCTATCATGAATGTTCTCGCTGAGCTGCATCAGGAACATGACCTCAAG ctgaaCTTAAAGTTTGAGATTGAAGTTCTTTGTAAGAACTTGTCTCTGGACATCAATGATCTGAAGCCGGGAAACCTGCTGAAAGATAAGGAGAAGCTAAAGAGCCTGGAGGAGCAGCTGTCGGCAccaaagaaagagacaaagccTCCAGAAGAGATGCTCCCAGTTTCTACCACAG GAGACTTTGCTCCATTTGCAGCTCCTCCATCAACCCCAgctgccaccaccaccaccacttgCACAACCACTGGGCCCCCCACCCCACAGTTCAGCTACCATGACATCAATGTGTATGCCTTGGCAGGCCTGGCCCCACACATCAATATAAATGTCAAC ATCCCTCTACTACAGGCCCATCCTCAGCTGAAGCAGTGTGTGCGGCAGTCAGTTGAACGGGCCGTCCAAGAGCTGGTGCACCCTGTGGTTGATCGCTCTATCAAAATTGCCATGACAACCTGTGAGCAGATCATCAGGAAGGACTTTGCCCTGGATTCAGAGGAGTCCCGCATGCGTGTGGCTGCCCACCATATGATGAGAAATCTGACCGCTGGCATGGCAATGATCACCTGCCGCGAGCCGCTGCTCATGAGCATCGCCACCAACCTTAAGAACAGCTTTGCTGCTGCACTTAGA GCACCAACTCCCCAACAGAGGGAGATGATGGAGGAGGCTGCAGCCAGGATTGCCCAAGACAACTGTGAATTGGCTTGCTGCTTCATTCAGAAGACAGCTGTGGAGAAGGCTGGCCCTGAAATGGACAAGAGACTAGCCACG GAGTTTGAGCTGAGGAAACACGCACGCCAAGAAGGACGTCGTTATTGTGATCCAGTCGTGCTGACTTACCAGGCTGAACGTATGCCTGAGCAGATCAGACTCAAG GTGGGAGGAGTGGACCCCAAACAACTGGCTGTATATGAGGAGTTTGCCAGGAACGTTCCAGGTTTCTTGCCCAGTAATGATCTCTCTCAGCCCACTGGCTTCTTGGCTCAGCCAATGAAG caacaGGCATGGGCCACAGATGATGTTGCTCAGATCTACGATAAGTGCATGGCAGACTTGGAGCAGCATCTTCACGCCATCCCTCCAGCTCTTGCCATGAACCCCCTGACCCAGGCCCTGCGCAGTCTGCTGGAGGCTGTAGCCTTGGCGAGGAACTCCAGGGATGGCATCGCAGCCCTTGGCCTGTTGCAGAAG GCTGTTGAAGGTCTTCTGGATGCCACTAGTGGGGCTGATGCTGACTTGCTGCTCCGCTACAGGGAGTGCCACCTGCTGGTACTTAAAGCCCTACAGGATGGACGTGCCTACGGACCACAGTGGTGCAACAAGCAGATCACCAG GTGTCTGATTGAGTGCCGTGATGAGTACAAATACAACGTGGAGGCAGTGGAGCTTTTGATCAGGAACCACCTTGTGAATATGCAGCAGTATGATCTGCACCTGGCACAG TCAATGGAAAACGGACTGCACTACATGGCAGTTGCATTCGCCATGCAGTTGgtgaagctgctgctggtggaTGAACGCAGCGTCAGCCACGTCACAGAAGCTGATCTCTTCCACACAATTGAGACTTTAATGAGGACCTGTGCACACTCTAGAGCCAACGCACCTGAGGG tCTTCCCCAGCTGATGGATGTCGTTCGCTCCAACTATGAGGCCATGATCGACCGGGCTCACGGCGGACCCAACTTCATGATGCACTCCGGGATCTCACAGGCATCAGAATATGACGATCCTCCTGGCCTGAGGGAGAAGGCGGAGTATCTCCTGAGGGAATGGGTCAACCTGtatcactctgctgctgctggcagggATAGCACCAAAGCCTTCTCTGCTTTTGTTGGCCAG ATGCACCAGCAGGGCATCCTGAAGACTGATGACTTGATCACACGATTCTTCCGGCTGTGCACAGAAATGTGTGTGGAGATAAGCTATCGGGCTCAGGCTGAGCAGCAACACAACCCAGCAGCCAGTGCAGCTATCATCAGAGCCAAGTGTTACCACAACCTGGATGCCTTTGTGAGGCTCATAGCCCTGCTGGTCAAACACTCTGGAGAGGCCTCTAACACAGTGACAAAAATCAACCTCCTCAACAAG GTGCTGGGTATTGTCGTTGGGGTGTTGATCCAGGACCACGATGTCCGTCAGACAGAATTCCAGCAGCTGCCGTACCACCGCATCTTCatcatgctgctgctggaacTCAATGCCCCCGAGCACGTCCTCGAGACCATCAACTTCCAGACACTCACAGCCTTCTG CAATACCTTCCACATCCTGAGACCCACCAAAGCACCCGGCTTTGTGTACGCCTGGCTGGAACTCATCTCCCATCGCATCTTCATCGCCAGGATGTTagcacacacaccacagcagAAG GGTTGGCCCATGTACGCACAGCTGCTGATTGATCTCTTCAAGTACCTGGCCCCTTTCCTGAGGAATGTAGAGCTCAACAAACCTATGCAAATCCTCTACAAG GGCACACTGCGAGTGCTCCTGGTCCTGCTGCATGACTTCCCAGAGTTCCTGTGTGACTACCATTATGGCTTCTGTGATGTTATCCCACCCAACTGCATCCAGCTCCGCAACCTCATCCTCAGTGCCTTTCCACGCAACATGAGGCTCCCTGACCCTTTCACACCCAATCTCAAG GTGGACATGCTGAGTGAGATCAACATCGCTCCCCGTATCCTCACCAACTTTACAGGCGTCATGCCTTCTCAGTTCAAGAAGGATCTGGACTCATATCTGAAGACCCGTTCACCGGTCACTTTCCTGTCTGAGCTGCGCAGCAACCTGCAG GTGTCAAATGAGCCAGGAAACCGCTACAACATCCAGTTGATCAATGCTCTAGTGTTGTATGTAGGCACACAGGCAATCGCTCACATCCACAACAAGGGCAGCACCCCCTCCATGAGCACTATCACCCACTCTGCACACATGGACATCTTCCAGAACCTGGCCGTGGACCTGGACACAGagg GGCGTTATCTGTTCTTGAACGCGATCGCCAATCAGCTACGCTACCCAAACAGCCACACTCACTACTTCAGCTGCACCATGCTTTATCTGTTTGCTGAGGCCAACACTGAGGCCATCCAGGAGCAGATCACCAG GGTTCTGTTGGAGAGGCTGATAGTGAACCGGCCTCACCCGTGGGGTCTCCTCATCACCTTCATCGAGCTGATCAAGAATCCTGCCTTCAAGTTCTGGAGTCACGACTTTGTGCACTGTGCCCCCGAGATTGAAAA gctGTTCCAGTCAGTAGCCCAGTGCTGCATGGGACAGAAGCAGGCCCAGCAGGTGATGGAAGGCACTGGTGCCAGCTAG